One Pantoea eucalypti genomic region harbors:
- a CDS encoding GntR family transcriptional regulator — MSRSQNLRQNVINQMLESIAQRHIRSPLPPQAALAEMFNISRTTVRHTLHYLHQCGVLDKVDQTYVIVRDPREEDSFSALTPPIEQQASHFEQMFFNMINQRQLVPGDTFSELQLAQQVKVSPVVVREFLLRFMRYDLLEPVRRGQWRMKKFTQDYAEKLFELREMLETHALSRFLNLPASDERWMQARDLLDRHRSMRDTIASNYRHFAALDRQMHSLILSAANNPFFNQSLEIISVIFHSHYQWDESDLKQRNIVALEEHMAILTALIGRQDIDALCALHNHLATAKTSMVRSIGQYN; from the coding sequence ATGAGCCGCAGCCAGAATTTGCGCCAGAACGTCATCAACCAGATGCTGGAGAGTATCGCTCAGCGACATATTCGTTCGCCCCTGCCACCGCAGGCGGCGCTGGCGGAGATGTTCAATATCAGCCGGACCACGGTGCGACATACCCTGCACTATCTGCATCAGTGCGGCGTGCTGGATAAAGTGGATCAAACCTACGTTATCGTGCGTGATCCCCGCGAAGAGGACAGTTTTAGCGCCTTAACGCCGCCGATTGAGCAGCAGGCCAGTCACTTTGAGCAGATGTTTTTTAATATGATCAATCAGCGGCAGCTGGTGCCCGGCGACACCTTCAGCGAGCTGCAACTGGCGCAGCAGGTGAAAGTCAGTCCGGTTGTGGTGCGCGAATTTCTGCTGCGCTTTATGCGCTATGACCTGCTGGAGCCGGTGAGACGCGGTCAGTGGCGCATGAAAAAATTCACTCAGGATTATGCCGAGAAGCTGTTTGAACTGCGCGAGATGCTGGAAACCCACGCCCTGAGCCGCTTCCTGAATCTGCCCGCCAGCGATGAGCGCTGGATGCAGGCGCGGGATCTGCTGGATCGTCACCGATCCATGCGCGACACCATCGCCAGCAACTATCGCCACTTTGCTGCGCTGGACCGTCAGATGCATTCGCTGATTTTATCCGCCGCCAATAATCCGTTTTTTAATCAGTCGCTGGAGATCATCTCAGTCATCTTTCACTCGCATTATCAGTGGGATGAAAGCGATCTTAAGCAGCGTAACATTGTCGCGCTGGAGGAGCATATGGCGATACTGACCGCGCTGATTGGCCGTCAGGATATTGATGCGCTCTGTGCATTACATAACCATCTGGCGACCGCCAAAACCTCAATGGTGCGCTCAATCGGTCAGTACAATTAA
- a CDS encoding zinc-binding alcohol dehydrogenase family protein, with product MTTMKALVIAEPRKMVWATRDTPTPAAGEALIKILTAGICGTDIHAWSGNQPFFSYPRVLGHEICAEVVALGSGAEGFQAGQRVALMPYISCLRCDACQSGKTNCCEQISVIGVHQDGGFCDYLSVPVSTLLAVDEVAPEAAALIEPFAISAHAVRRAGIVADEQVLVVGAGPIGLGVAAIAAASGAQVVVADTSEFRRQHVADQLGLAALNPADEAFYSALRDQFGGRLALKVIDATGSPAAMNNAVNLMRHGGTIVYVGLHKGDLVIPDSEFHKKETTLMGSRNATREDFDRVSALMASGQLRAEMMLNHHLAFSTLDETFESQVINNRELIKGVIHFDR from the coding sequence ATGACAACAATGAAAGCACTGGTCATCGCTGAACCACGTAAGATGGTCTGGGCCACCCGCGACACCCCCACGCCTGCCGCTGGCGAGGCGCTGATTAAAATTCTCACCGCCGGAATCTGCGGCACGGATATCCACGCCTGGTCCGGCAATCAGCCGTTCTTCAGCTATCCACGGGTGCTGGGCCATGAAATCTGTGCGGAAGTGGTGGCGCTGGGTAGTGGCGCCGAGGGCTTTCAGGCAGGCCAGCGGGTGGCGTTAATGCCCTACATCTCCTGTCTGCGCTGCGACGCCTGCCAGAGTGGCAAGACCAACTGCTGTGAACAGATCTCGGTGATAGGCGTGCATCAGGATGGCGGTTTCTGCGACTACTTAAGCGTGCCGGTCAGCACGTTGCTGGCGGTGGATGAGGTGGCCCCGGAAGCGGCCGCGCTGATTGAGCCCTTTGCCATCAGCGCCCATGCGGTGCGTCGTGCAGGCATTGTGGCGGATGAGCAGGTTCTGGTGGTGGGTGCCGGACCGATTGGGCTGGGTGTCGCCGCCATTGCCGCCGCCAGTGGCGCGCAGGTCGTGGTGGCGGACACCAGCGAATTCCGTCGCCAGCATGTCGCTGATCAGCTGGGTCTGGCGGCACTGAATCCGGCGGATGAGGCGTTTTACAGCGCGCTACGGGATCAGTTTGGTGGTCGTCTGGCGCTGAAAGTGATCGACGCCACCGGCAGCCCGGCGGCGATGAACAATGCGGTTAACCTGATGCGACACGGCGGCACAATCGTCTATGTCGGCCTGCACAAAGGCGATCTGGTTATCCCTGACAGTGAATTCCACAAAAAAGAGACCACGCTGATGGGCAGCCGCAATGCCACCCGCGAAGATTTTGATCGGGTAAGTGCACTGATGGCCAGCGGCCAGCTGCGTGCTGAAATGATGCTGAATCATCACCTGGCTTTCTCCACGCTGGATGAAACCTTTGAGTCGCAAGTCATCAATAATCGCGAACTGATCAAAGGCGTGATTCACTTCGACCGCTAA
- a CDS encoding nucleoside hydrolase, with product MRTLIFDTDIGVDDAFALAYAARTQHLLGITTVSGNVAVGQAVKNARLFCDKMAINAEVYRGCSRPLALAPSAPARLHGEDGLGDAFDNTCSDEAPGAVQFIIDSVRAQPHQITLVAIGPLTNIATAINQAPDIIPLVKELVIMGGAFGTDGHSGNVTPFSEFNIWKDPHAADQVLASALNVVVIPLDVTHKVLISSDEVQRLNQPVLSAICRPYLAYSLAKEGFAGMALHDTLAVAWLTLPQAFTLTESPLRVITEGIACGQTVRKLGALASRNDPFAGLPAQRIALGVDADAVRAHFFETLTAP from the coding sequence ATGCGTACCCTGATTTTTGATACTGATATCGGCGTGGATGATGCCTTTGCACTGGCTTATGCGGCGCGGACGCAGCATCTGCTGGGAATTACCACGGTGTCTGGCAACGTGGCGGTGGGGCAGGCGGTGAAAAATGCCCGGCTGTTCTGCGACAAAATGGCGATTAATGCGGAGGTCTATCGCGGCTGTTCACGGCCGCTGGCGCTGGCGCCCTCTGCGCCCGCCCGGCTGCACGGTGAAGATGGACTGGGCGATGCGTTTGATAACACCTGCAGCGATGAGGCGCCAGGCGCGGTGCAGTTTATTATCGACAGCGTGCGGGCGCAGCCGCATCAGATCACCTTGGTGGCGATTGGTCCGCTGACCAACATCGCCACGGCCATTAATCAGGCGCCGGATATTATTCCGCTGGTGAAAGAGCTGGTGATCATGGGCGGCGCGTTTGGCACCGATGGCCACAGCGGCAACGTGACGCCCTTCAGCGAATTTAATATCTGGAAAGATCCGCATGCCGCCGATCAGGTGCTCGCCTCGGCACTGAACGTGGTGGTCATCCCGCTGGATGTCACGCACAAGGTGTTAATCAGCAGTGATGAGGTTCAGCGTCTGAACCAGCCGGTGCTGAGCGCTATCTGTCGTCCTTATCTGGCTTACAGCCTGGCAAAGGAGGGTTTTGCCGGTATGGCGCTGCACGATACCCTGGCAGTGGCGTGGCTGACACTGCCGCAGGCCTTTACCCTCACTGAAAGTCCGCTGCGGGTCATCACCGAGGGCATCGCCTGCGGTCAGACTGTGCGTAAGCTCGGCGCACTGGCGTCGCGCAATGATCCCTTTGCCGGTCTGCCCGCCCAGCGTATCGCGCTCGGCGTGGATGCCGACGCGGTGCGGGCGCACTTCTTTGAAACCCTCACCGCGCCCTGA
- the crcB gene encoding fluoride efflux transporter CrcB produces the protein MFKPLLAVMIGGSAGCVLRWLFSMRFNALFPNLPPGTLLVNLIGGLVIGGAMAWFVRHPDVDPIWKLLIVTGLCGGLTTFSSFTAELMGLLQTGKYMWAMASALVHVIGSLLMAFAGFALVTLLG, from the coding sequence ATGTTTAAACCGTTACTGGCTGTGATGATCGGCGGCTCTGCCGGCTGTGTACTGCGCTGGCTGTTCTCGATGCGTTTTAATGCGCTCTTTCCTAATCTGCCGCCCGGCACGCTGCTGGTGAATCTGATCGGCGGGCTGGTGATCGGCGGCGCAATGGCCTGGTTTGTGCGCCATCCCGACGTGGACCCGATCTGGAAACTGCTGATCGTCACCGGACTCTGTGGCGGCCTGACAACATTCTCCTCGTTTACTGCGGAATTAATGGGTCTGCTTCAGACCGGAAAATATATGTGGGCGATGGCCAGCGCGCTGGTGCATGTGATTGGCTCACTGCTGATGGCGTTTGCGGGTTTTGCGCTGGTCACGCTGCTGGGCTGA
- a CDS encoding sugar phosphate isomerase/epimerase family protein yields MRTNPTFLNLVLLNGEPDQKLQAARDAGFDQVEIWREDVDAYEGGAAALAEISALKGPGFTNLQVLRDFTGAPGALRCQKREELRQFIQIARTLGCDTIQAPASTREDCCADQIDDDLRWMASEAARYNMRIMYEPMAWCSVDNTLPLAWQRLQRLDQPNIGLVVDLFHICALGGDASQLDGIPADRIYEVQLCDMAAVPAQDKQSLMAMAKHHRQLPGDGIIDVERFVDKLKSAGYQGPVGIEVFNDTLKRLPPDVAARHAWQALNRYWG; encoded by the coding sequence ATGCGAACCAATCCTACCTTCCTTAACCTGGTGTTGTTAAACGGTGAACCCGACCAGAAACTGCAGGCGGCGCGCGACGCCGGTTTTGATCAGGTCGAGATCTGGCGCGAGGATGTTGACGCATACGAGGGCGGTGCGGCAGCACTGGCTGAGATCAGCGCACTGAAGGGACCTGGCTTTACTAATCTGCAGGTGCTGCGCGATTTTACCGGCGCACCGGGTGCGCTACGGTGCCAGAAGCGCGAAGAGCTGCGCCAGTTTATACAGATTGCCCGGACGCTGGGCTGCGACACGATTCAGGCACCGGCCAGCACCCGTGAAGATTGCTGCGCCGACCAGATTGATGATGACCTGCGCTGGATGGCCTCTGAAGCTGCACGCTACAACATGCGCATTATGTATGAGCCGATGGCCTGGTGCAGCGTGGACAATACGCTGCCGCTGGCGTGGCAGCGATTGCAGCGGCTCGATCAGCCCAATATCGGGCTGGTGGTGGATCTTTTCCATATCTGCGCACTGGGCGGTGACGCCTCGCAGCTGGACGGCATTCCTGCCGACCGTATTTATGAAGTGCAGCTGTGTGATATGGCCGCGGTTCCCGCGCAGGATAAGCAGAGCCTGATGGCGATGGCAAAACACCATCGTCAGTTGCCCGGCGATGGCATTATTGATGTTGAACGCTTCGTCGATAAGCTGAAAAGTGCGGGCTATCAGGGGCCGGTGGGCATCGAAGTCTTTAATGATACGCTGAAACGCCTGCCGCCCGACGTCGCAGCACGTCATGCCTGGCAGGCGTTAAACCGCTACTGGGGTTAA
- a CDS encoding alpha/beta hydrolase: MAKALVIFLHGVGSNGDDLAPIGRHWATLLPDVIFASPNAPERFPGGFGWQWFSLADITPENRPARVRAARAAFDATLSEIIAQHGFAERWQDVVLVGFSQGSIMALDALASGRYPLAGVVAFSGRLAVDGELTPQAHVPALLIHGQADEVIPWQESESAAARLRAALVPVDARFEPATGHTISAQGAMHAAGFIGQCLQD; the protein is encoded by the coding sequence ATGGCAAAAGCACTGGTAATTTTTCTGCATGGCGTGGGCAGTAACGGCGACGATCTGGCACCGATTGGCCGTCACTGGGCGACGCTGTTGCCGGATGTGATTTTTGCCTCTCCCAATGCGCCTGAACGTTTTCCCGGTGGTTTTGGCTGGCAGTGGTTCAGCCTGGCGGACATCACACCTGAGAACAGGCCTGCCCGTGTTCGGGCAGCGCGGGCGGCATTTGATGCAACCCTTAGCGAGATTATCGCGCAGCACGGCTTCGCGGAACGCTGGCAGGATGTGGTGCTGGTCGGCTTCTCGCAGGGGTCGATCATGGCACTGGATGCCCTGGCGTCAGGCCGTTATCCGCTGGCTGGCGTGGTCGCCTTTTCCGGGCGTCTGGCGGTTGACGGTGAATTAACCCCGCAGGCTCATGTGCCCGCGCTGCTGATTCACGGTCAGGCCGATGAGGTGATCCCGTGGCAGGAGAGCGAATCTGCCGCAGCACGACTCCGGGCCGCACTGGTGCCGGTCGACGCGCGCTTTGAACCCGCCACCGGCCACACTATTTCCGCTCAGGGTGCTATGCACGCCGCCGGATTTATCGGCCAGTGTTTACAGGATTAA
- a CDS encoding glutathione S-transferase family protein, with amino-acid sequence MLVEGKWSSDWHPVQATDKQGGFVRQTSGFRHFISSDGSTEFAAEPDRYHLYVALICPWASRALMARKLKGLESMISVTVVEPQLGAQGWRFGTFPGAQQDPLNNAQYLHEIYTRVAPDYTGRATVPVLWDKKTGTIVNNESADIVRMFNSGFGDLADNRIDLYPAALRQEIDALNENLYPRLNNGVYRAGFATTALSYQQAFNDVFSQLDELEALLSDGRTFLLGERLTESDIRLFVTLIRFDAAYHGLFKCNLRRIRDYTLLNRYLKSMLSVSGVRETVSIDHIKQGYYSIKALNPNGIVPAGPDMSEYNL; translated from the coding sequence ATGTTAGTAGAAGGCAAATGGAGTAGTGACTGGCATCCGGTGCAGGCTACCGATAAACAGGGCGGATTTGTTCGCCAGACATCCGGTTTCCGGCACTTTATCAGTAGCGATGGCTCGACTGAATTCGCCGCCGAACCGGATCGTTACCACCTCTATGTGGCGCTGATCTGCCCGTGGGCGTCACGTGCGCTGATGGCCCGCAAACTCAAAGGGCTGGAGTCAATGATTAGTGTCACGGTGGTTGAGCCGCAGCTCGGGGCTCAGGGCTGGCGCTTCGGCACGTTTCCCGGCGCACAGCAGGACCCGCTGAATAACGCGCAATATCTGCATGAAATCTATACCCGTGTCGCGCCCGATTACACCGGCCGCGCCACCGTGCCGGTGCTGTGGGACAAGAAGACCGGCACCATCGTCAATAATGAGTCCGCTGACATTGTGCGCATGTTCAACAGCGGCTTTGGCGATCTGGCCGATAACCGCATCGATCTCTATCCCGCCGCGCTGCGCCAGGAGATTGACGCGCTGAATGAGAATCTCTATCCGCGCCTGAATAACGGTGTTTATCGTGCTGGCTTCGCCACCACCGCCCTCAGCTATCAGCAGGCATTTAATGACGTCTTTAGCCAGCTCGATGAACTGGAAGCCCTGCTCAGCGATGGTCGCACCTTCCTGCTGGGAGAACGGCTGACTGAATCCGATATTCGCCTGTTCGTGACGCTGATTCGCTTTGACGCCGCCTACCATGGCCTGTTCAAATGCAACCTGCGCCGGATACGCGACTATACGCTGCTGAATCGCTATCTTAAGAGCATGTTATCGGTCTCCGGCGTACGTGAGACGGTCAGTATCGATCACATCAAACAGGGTTATTACTCGATCAAGGCGCTGAATCCGAACGGGATTGTTCCGGCTGGCCCGGATATGAGTGAATACAATTTGTAA
- a CDS encoding LysR family transcriptional regulator has translation MDRLDCDRMFVTVLETGSFSAAALRLGTSSSQASKLVSKLEQQLGVQLFKRSTRALSPTDVGRSYYERVKNLLDAFEALDASVRESATTPTGRLKISAPGSFGTAVLSQVLVAFARRYPLIELDVSFSDRAVNIVDEGFDMAIRIGTLSDSSLVARKLSEVHVRIAASPVYLEQFGTPQHWRDMAQHQCIIDTNFRDPWHWPFTSGDGSSEIVTVPVRGRLRFANTEACLQATIAGLGIARLPGFIAAPALQRGEIVRLLENFETPPLGLFAVYPPARHLPHRARLLIDFLVTHFTHAPLA, from the coding sequence ATGGATCGACTCGATTGTGACCGGATGTTTGTCACGGTGCTGGAAACCGGCAGCTTTTCTGCCGCGGCGTTGCGTCTCGGCACCAGCAGCAGTCAGGCATCAAAACTGGTTTCAAAGCTGGAGCAGCAGCTCGGCGTGCAGCTGTTTAAGCGCAGCACGCGCGCGCTGTCGCCCACCGATGTCGGACGCAGCTATTATGAGCGGGTGAAGAATCTGCTCGATGCCTTTGAGGCGCTGGATGCCAGCGTGCGTGAAAGTGCGACGACGCCCACCGGCAGGCTGAAAATCAGCGCACCCGGCTCCTTTGGCACGGCGGTATTGTCTCAGGTGCTGGTGGCGTTTGCCCGCCGCTATCCGTTGATTGAGCTGGATGTCAGCTTTTCAGACCGGGCCGTGAACATCGTCGATGAAGGTTTTGATATGGCGATCCGCATCGGCACGCTCAGCGACAGCAGCCTGGTGGCGCGCAAGCTGAGCGAAGTACATGTGCGTATCGCCGCATCACCGGTCTATCTGGAGCAGTTCGGCACGCCGCAGCACTGGCGTGACATGGCACAGCATCAGTGCATTATCGACACCAATTTTCGCGATCCCTGGCACTGGCCGTTTACCAGCGGGGACGGCAGCAGTGAAATTGTGACCGTGCCGGTGCGTGGACGTTTGCGCTTCGCCAATACTGAAGCCTGTCTGCAGGCCACCATCGCCGGTCTGGGCATTGCGCGTTTGCCCGGTTTTATTGCGGCCCCGGCGTTGCAACGTGGGGAGATTGTCCGGCTGCTGGAAAACTTTGAGACGCCACCGCTAGGCTTGTTTGCGGTTTATCCGCCGGCCCGTCATCTGCCACATCGGGCACGCCTGCTCATCGACTTCCTGGTGACGCACTTCACGCACGCTCCACTGGCGTGA
- a CDS encoding GNAT family N-acetyltransferase produces the protein MSLIHLTSLAEIPAAEWDALLPDDQPFLRHAFLLTLEESGSVRFEAGWQPDHLLWREEGVTRAALPGYRKRHSQGEYVFDHAWADASQRAGIRYYPKWLGAIPFSPVTGARLLGEASAASQLVSALPESLLQQGLSGAHINFTDAQANALLADQPDWLLRLGCQYHWHNRGYRDFQDFLDTLMSRKRKQLRKEREQVAQSGFVFDRYRGDELREDQWDFVYTCYANTYAVRGQRPYLTRDFFSLLAERMPQNIVVVIARLQQQPAAMAFYLRDSHSLYGRYWGCLAEFDRLHFETCFYQGMDLALDEGLTRFDAGAQGEHKLVRGFEPQITHSWHYLLHPGLRDAVADFLVQEREGVRGWAEEARDALPYRRGD, from the coding sequence ATGTCGCTGATTCACCTGACGTCACTGGCGGAGATTCCGGCCGCCGAGTGGGATGCGCTGTTGCCTGATGACCAGCCATTTTTGCGCCACGCCTTTCTGCTGACGCTGGAAGAGAGTGGCAGCGTACGGTTTGAGGCGGGCTGGCAGCCTGACCATCTGCTGTGGCGGGAAGAGGGCGTGACCCGCGCCGCGCTGCCGGGCTACCGTAAACGACATTCACAGGGCGAATATGTCTTTGATCATGCCTGGGCGGATGCCAGCCAGCGCGCCGGCATCCGCTACTACCCGAAATGGCTGGGCGCGATACCCTTCAGCCCGGTCACCGGTGCACGCCTGCTGGGAGAAGCCTCTGCCGCGTCTCAGCTGGTTTCAGCCCTGCCTGAAAGCCTGTTGCAGCAGGGCCTAAGCGGCGCGCACATCAACTTTACCGATGCACAGGCTAACGCGCTGCTGGCCGATCAGCCCGACTGGCTCTTGCGGCTCGGTTGTCAGTATCACTGGCATAACCGTGGCTACCGTGATTTTCAGGATTTCCTGGACACGCTGATGTCGCGCAAGCGCAAACAGCTGCGTAAAGAGCGTGAACAGGTGGCGCAGAGCGGTTTTGTGTTTGACCGCTATCGCGGTGATGAGCTGCGCGAAGATCAGTGGGATTTTGTCTACACCTGTTACGCTAACACTTATGCGGTGCGCGGTCAGCGGCCCTATCTGACGCGCGACTTCTTCAGTCTGCTGGCGGAACGAATGCCGCAGAATATTGTGGTGGTGATCGCCCGCTTACAGCAGCAACCGGCGGCAATGGCTTTTTATCTGCGGGACAGCCACTCGCTCTATGGCCGCTACTGGGGCTGCCTGGCGGAGTTCGACCGGCTGCACTTCGAAACCTGTTTCTATCAGGGAATGGATTTAGCCCTGGATGAAGGGCTGACGCGATTTGATGCGGGTGCGCAGGGCGAGCACAAGCTGGTGCGCGGCTTTGAGCCGCAGATTACCCACTCCTGGCACTATCTGCTGCATCCCGGCCTGCGCGATGCCGTGGCCGATTTTCTGGTGCAGGAGCGGGAAGGCGTGCGCGGCTGGGCGGAAGAAGCACGCGACGCCTTACCCTATCGACGCGGCGATTAA
- a CDS encoding ABC transporter ATP-binding protein: protein MLYRRFERFINIFHDAPTDSPPSTVWSFYLYYLRQVWPSFAALLVVGLASALIEVSLFSYLSRIIDMVNHSTPASLFQDNWPILLWMGAVALILRPIFIALHDMLVHQSISPGMTNLIRWQNHNYVLRQSLNFFQNDFAGRIAQRIMLTGSSLRDSAVQLVDAIWHVLIYAVTSLVLFADADWRLMIPLIIWMVAYSASLRFFVPRVKARSVVSSESRSKLMGTIVDGYTNIATIKLFAHSDLERKYAREAMQEQTEKTQHAGRMVTSMDLTLSALNGLLIVSTSALALWLWSQSLISVGAIALSTGLVIRLVNMSGWIMWVVNGIFENIGTVQDGLKTIAQPLSVQDAPQAKQLKVTRGNIRFEDVRFDYGGGRQVINGFNLDIKPGEKIGLIGPSGAGKSTLVNLLLRLYDLNGGRIVIDDQDIAAVTQESLRSQIGMITQDTSLLHRSIRENLLYGRPDASEEELQLAIHRARADEFIPLLSDSLGRTGLDAHVGERGVKLSGGQRQRVAIARVLLKDAPVLIMDEATSALDSEVEAAIQESLESLMQGKTVIAIAHRLSTIAKMDRLVVLDKGGIAEMGSHHELLAQNGLYARLWQHQTGGFVGID from the coding sequence ATGTTGTATCGTCGTTTTGAGCGTTTTATCAATATATTTCATGATGCACCCACCGATTCACCGCCCTCAACGGTCTGGTCGTTTTACCTCTACTACCTGCGCCAGGTCTGGCCCAGTTTCGCAGCACTGCTGGTGGTGGGGCTGGCGTCAGCGCTGATCGAAGTGTCGCTGTTCAGCTATCTGAGCCGGATTATCGATATGGTGAACCACTCCACACCCGCCAGCCTGTTTCAGGATAACTGGCCGATACTCCTGTGGATGGGAGCAGTGGCGCTGATTCTGCGGCCGATTTTTATCGCCCTGCACGACATGCTGGTTCACCAGAGCATCAGCCCGGGCATGACCAACCTGATCCGCTGGCAGAATCACAACTATGTGCTGCGCCAGAGCCTTAACTTCTTCCAGAACGATTTTGCAGGTCGTATCGCCCAGCGCATCATGCTGACCGGCAGTTCACTGCGTGATTCCGCGGTGCAGCTGGTGGACGCTATCTGGCACGTGCTGATCTACGCCGTGACGTCGCTGGTGTTGTTTGCGGATGCCGACTGGCGGCTGATGATCCCACTGATTATATGGATGGTCGCTTACAGCGCCTCGCTGCGTTTCTTTGTGCCCCGCGTCAAAGCCCGTTCGGTGGTCTCTTCAGAATCGCGTTCGAAGCTGATGGGCACCATTGTTGATGGCTATACCAATATTGCCACCATCAAGCTGTTCGCCCACAGCGATCTGGAGCGTAAGTATGCGCGTGAGGCGATGCAGGAGCAGACGGAAAAAACTCAGCACGCTGGTCGCATGGTCACCAGCATGGATCTGACGCTGTCAGCACTGAACGGCCTGCTGATTGTCTCTACATCCGCGCTGGCGCTGTGGTTGTGGAGCCAGTCGCTGATTAGCGTCGGCGCTATTGCGCTGTCGACCGGTCTGGTCATCCGCCTGGTCAATATGTCTGGCTGGATCATGTGGGTGGTCAACGGCATTTTCGAAAATATCGGTACGGTTCAGGATGGCCTGAAAACCATTGCGCAGCCGCTGAGCGTGCAGGATGCGCCGCAGGCTAAACAGCTTAAGGTGACGCGCGGCAACATCCGATTCGAGGATGTGCGCTTTGACTATGGCGGTGGCCGTCAGGTGATTAACGGCTTTAATCTCGACATTAAGCCGGGCGAGAAGATTGGTCTGATTGGTCCTTCGGGGGCCGGTAAATCGACGTTAGTGAACCTGCTGCTGCGTCTTTATGACCTGAACGGTGGGCGGATTGTGATCGACGATCAGGATATCGCCGCGGTGACGCAGGAGAGCCTCCGTAGCCAGATTGGCATGATTACGCAGGACACCTCGCTGCTGCACCGTTCGATTCGGGAAAACCTGCTCTATGGTCGCCCTGACGCCAGCGAGGAGGAATTACAGCTTGCGATTCACCGCGCCCGCGCCGATGAGTTTATTCCGCTACTCTCCGATTCACTGGGCCGCACCGGGCTGGATGCACACGTGGGGGAGCGTGGCGTGAAACTGTCGGGTGGTCAGCGTCAGCGTGTGGCGATTGCCCGCGTGCTACTGAAAGATGCGCCGGTGCTGATCATGGATGAGGCCACCTCGGCGCTGGACTCCGAAGTGGAAGCGGCGATTCAGGAGAGCCTGGAGTCACTGATGCAGGGCAAAACCGTTATTGCGATTGCACACCGCCTGTCGACCATCGCGAAGATGGATCGACTGGTGGTGCTGGATAAAGGCGGTATTGCTGAGATGGGCAGCCATCACGAGCTGCTGGCGCAGAACGGTCTGTATGCCCGTCTGTGGCAGCATCAGACCGGTGGCTTTGTCGGCATCGATTAA
- a CDS encoding GNAT family N-acetyltransferase codes for MEIIIRAREPQDAAAYQRLYSHPDVYPWTLQLPFPSVATWEKKIARMDAEGFIAFVAEIDGELVGELTLFVDNKPRTRHCISFGLGVHPDFGGRGVGERLIRTAMDYSRNWLGITRMELEVFHDNERALRLYERLGFEREGVMRQAALRDGQLRDVVMMAKLLHEK; via the coding sequence ATGGAAATCATTATTCGGGCACGGGAACCGCAGGATGCCGCCGCCTATCAGCGCCTCTACAGTCATCCCGATGTCTATCCCTGGACACTGCAACTGCCGTTTCCCAGCGTTGCGACCTGGGAGAAAAAAATTGCCCGAATGGACGCCGAGGGGTTTATCGCCTTTGTGGCAGAAATTGATGGTGAGCTGGTGGGTGAGCTGACGCTGTTTGTCGATAACAAGCCGCGCACCCGCCACTGCATCAGTTTTGGACTGGGCGTGCATCCCGATTTCGGCGGTCGCGGGGTCGGTGAGCGGCTGATTCGCACCGCAATGGACTACTCCCGCAACTGGCTGGGCATTACCCGTATGGAGCTGGAGGTGTTTCACGACAACGAACGGGCGCTGCGGCTCTATGAGCGGCTGGGCTTTGAGCGTGAAGGGGTGATGCGGCAGGCGGCACTCCGCGACGGTCAGCTGCGCGACGTGGTGATGATGGCGAAGCTGCTGCACGAGAAGTGA